CAATATAGTTATCAATATTCCTAAAACCAAAAGATACTCTTTTAATCATTTTAATTTTTGTATGACAACCTTCGGTAAATCCATTGGTTGTTTTGTTTTCAAAATAGTTAAG
The sequence above is a segment of the Patescibacteria group bacterium genome. Coding sequences within it:
- a CDS encoding transposase, whose amino-acid sequence is LNYFENKTTNGFTEGCHTKIKMIKRVSFGFRNIDNYIAKMTLAFLPLSFILNYHTV